A part of Liolophura sinensis isolate JHLJ2023 chromosome 1, CUHK_Ljap_v2, whole genome shotgun sequence genomic DNA contains:
- the LOC135481882 gene encoding single-minded homolog 2-like isoform X3: MKEKSKNAARTRREKENAEFYELAKLLPLPSAITSQLDKASIIRLSTSYLKMRAVFPEGLGDAWGHRTPPKTALEKELGSHLLQTLDGFIFVVAPDGKIMYISETASVHLGLSQVELTGNSIYEYIHPADHDEMTALLTVHHPYHTHILQDIEIERTFFLRMKCVLAKRNAGLTNGGYKVIHCSGYLKIKQYTMDIAPYDGCYQNVGLVAVGHSLPPSAITEIKMNNNMFMFRASLDLKLIFLDAKVAQLTGYEPQDLIEKTLYHYIHACDIMHMRYSHHTLLLKGQVTSKYYRFLSKDGGWVWMQSYATIVHNSRSSRPHCIVSVNYVLSDVQAKDLQIQLEQTMSKDASPYSSLQERSRPTKVRSSRSKSRRSPYPSVPEPTPEYPTQEYTDLVPEVTVPTMSGYQNMMYQHSHEGMDRYSAAFYSSPYATHPSMTMYRDSAACVYPYQAHQRLMDERPTYRGYEERYYPARDPANFPGFISSQSTTGTAAPSDASRLTHSDSSASREGYTRPSESSRTPTGGQGQQQQQFDYRTSGQCSRSSSRDPSYNSSSHNYAAPYSNRSESSASEVDVVNEEYDKRHSGANPPSRAGDRQGGAKFESLIDATQQLVKDETYKPSQDSATAVTEGGSGLTSSQTRDSSTAQQSVIMRRQSVQYPQNATTDSRTNNNTADYHGSSYLKSQSASLHPELSKSTAAASDTNHNSSLVTGATAIASATQKLLDMRALQEKTYSAAQDAYTNCVKAYDAYGQPNPYQTAALPNQRHYPVMPQAGYTSVIVDAQQYHMANGFVH; the protein is encoded by the exons GGCTGGGTGATGCTTGGGGTCACAGAACACCCCCAAAAACTGCACTTGAAAAGGAGTTGGGATCTCATTTACTTCAG ACTTTGGATGGCTTTATATTTGTTGTGGCCCCCGACGGaaaaattatgtacatttcTGAGACGGCTTCTGTCCATTTGGGTTTATCTCAG GTGGAATTAACTGGCAATAGCATATATGAATACATCCACCCTGCGGACCATGATGAAATGACCGCTCTTCTCACCGTCCATCATCCCTACCACACTCATATATTACAAG ataTCGAAATAGAAAGAACATTTTTCTTACGGATGAAGTGTGTCTTAGCAAAACGAAACGCAGGATTAACTAATGGCGGATACAAG GTTATTCACTGTAGCGGCTATTTGAAGATAAAACAATACACGATGGACATTGCGCCTTACGATGGCTGTTACCAAAATGTTGGCCTAGTGGCCGTGGGACACTCTCTCCCACCCAGCGCCATCACCgaaattaaaatgaacaacaatatGTTTATGTTCAGAGCAAGCCTCGATCTCAAGCTTATCTTTTTGGACGCCAA AGTTGCCCAGCTGACCGGATACGAACCTCAGGATCTGATCGAGAAAACATTATACCATTATATACATGCCTGTGATATTATGCATATGAGATAttctcatcatacat TGTTATTGAAAGGGCAAGTGACGAGCAAATATTACCGATTCCTGTCCAAAGATGGCGGCTGGGTATGGATGCAGAGTTACGCCACCATTGTCCACAACAGTCGCTCTTCGCGTCCTCACTGTATCGTCAGTGTCAACTATGTACTCAG tgatgttcaAGCCAAAGATTTACAAATTCAGCTGGAGCAGACGATGTCAAAAGACGCATCACCTTACTCCAGCTTGCAGGAAAGGTCAAGGCCGACCAAGGTTCGTTCCAGCAGGAGTAAGTCCCGTCGTTCGCCTTACCCCAGCGTTCCGGAACCCACCCCGGAATATCCCACCCAGGAATACACGGATCTGGTGCCGGAAGTGACAGTACCGACCATGTCAGGGTACCAGAACATGATGTACCAACATTCCCACGAAGGGATGGACCGTTACAGCGCAGCTTTCTATTCCTCTCCGTACGCCACTCATCCGAGCATGACAATGTACAGAGACTCCGCGGCTTGTGTGTATCCTTACCAAGCTCACCAAAGACTCATGGACGAGCGTCCCACGTACAGGGGCTATGAGGAACGATATTACCCAGCCAGAGATCCTGCGAATTTCCCCGGATTCATCAGCTCTCAAAGCACAACCGGCACGGCAGCACCCTCCGATGCTTCGCGACTCACTCATTCGGACTCCAGTGCCAGCAGGGAGGGTTACACCCGACCATCGGAGAGTTCTCGTACCCCGACAGGGGGAcagggacaacaacaacaacagtttgaCTACAGGACTTCAGGGCAGTGCTCGAGAAGCAGTAGTCGAGACCCCTCATATAATTCCTCATCTCATAACTACGCGGCTCCTTACAGCAACCGCTCCGAATCTTCAGCTTCTGAAGTGGATGTTGTGAACGAGGAGTACGACAAGCGTCATTCTGGGGCAAATCCCCCCAGTCGTGCTGGGGACCGACAAGGTGGTGCAAAATTTGAATCTTTGATTGATGCCACGCAACAACTGGTGAAAGATGAAACGTACAAACCATCTCAAGACAGTGCTACAGCAGTGACGGAGGGAGGATCGGGTCTGACATCATCTCAGACCCGAGACTCGTCCACCGCGCAACAATCGGTCATCATGAGGCGCCAATCTGTGCAGTACCCACAAAACGCCACCACCGACAGCCGAACCAACAACAACACGGCGGACTATCACGGCTCTAGTTATCTCAAATCCCAGAGCGCCTCTCTTCATCCTGAACTCAGCAAAAGCACGGCAGCGGCTTCGGATACCAATCACAATAGCTCGCTGGTGACGGGCGCCACTGCCATTGCTAGTGCAACACAGAAACTTTTGGATATGCGCGCGCTGCAAGAAAAAACTTACAGTGCTGCTCAGGACGCGTATACAAACTGTGTGAAAGCTTATGACGCGTATGGTCAACCAAATCCTTACCAGACAGCTGCACTACCAAACCAGCGACACTACCCAGTGATGCCCCAGGCTGGCTATACCAGCGTCATTGTAGACGCCCAACAGTACCATATGGCCAACGGATTCGTACACTAA